In the genome of Deinococcus humi, the window TTTCCACAGGTCGTGATTAAGTGATGGGATAGGGGCGCTCTGCTCAGCGGTCAGACGCTCCCAGGGGCCGCCGAACCGGACCAGCCCTGCAGTCACTCCAGCGGATGGAAATAAAGATTCATCTCGCTCTCGTTGTACGAATGATCGGTGAACCATGCCTCGTCCGCAAGGCCAAGCGTGGGCTACTGTCTGGAACCCGTGAGGAGTTGCTGCTCTTCTCCTCTAAGCGTCTGCGTGGCGGTCACGCAATACCGTGCCAGATGGCTCACTGGACCGAAAGGCCTTGATAACGGACGACTTCATGGAGTAGGTCAACAGTACCAATTTGCCCGGAATGACAGCACATTGCCATCTGGTAAGGCTGCTATGCAGGGACGGGTGTGCGTGGTTCTGACAGCGCATGATGCCCCCAGTGCCTGCGCCCCGCAAGGTCACCACTCTGTCGTACAGAGACGGGGCCAGGCGCTGGCACTATTCTCTAGCTGCTCAGCCGTGCCCGCACCACCCAGTCGCTGACAGCCGCTTGAACGTCATGTGCAACCTCGCTGGGAAGATGCGTGGTCTCCTGCGCCGCTTCCAGCTGACGCAGCAGTGTCACGTAGGCCGGGCGATACATGCCCAGTGGCTCGGGCAGCGGCTCGTTCTCGCGCTCGCCCCGCTTGAGAGCGATCAGGTCCGCCAGGAAGGGCAATCCAGCCTCCGTGTTCAGCCATTCCAGATTGGCCTCAATCTCGCCGCTGCGCATCAGGTGAATGCCGGTCAGAACAGTGCGGAAGGCGTACAACAGGGGTTTGAGCCGGGGTTGCTGCTCCTTTTCCAGCAGCTTCCATTGGTTGGCCGTGAAACCCAGATAGTGCAGGGCATGCCAGCGCGTCAGCACGCTGGGCGCCAGGGCGACCAGCTCGGCGTGCGCGGCCGTGGTCTGGATCACGTGCGGCGAGAGCAGTTGCTCCAAGACGTAGCCGTTACGGGTCAGCAGCAGGCGGGCAAATTTGTGGGCGTCATGGGTGACCAGATCAAGCTCGACCGTCCCGTCGTCGCGGGCCAGCTCATGCGTCTCGTTTCGTGTGCCCAGCCCCAGCACCTCGCGCAGCGGCAGCAGATGAACGCCGCGCAAATCCCAGTCACTGTCGGGGCTGGCAAAACCGTACAGGTGTGCGCCGCTGAGAGTGGCAAAGAGCAGCGGGTAGGGATGAGCTTGGGCGGCACTCAAGAGCTGAGGTGGGAACGGGATAGCAATCACAACCGACATTTTCCGCCATCCAGAGTGTGCAGGGTCACCACATGCGCCTCAGCGCTGTCGGGAAATTCCAATGAGTTCAACTGAGCGCTCAGGACGGCAGCCGGAACGGGCTGACTGCGGGCGGCGTTGCGGGCGCTGAAGACGCCGGGCGGCGTCCACGCCACCTCGATGCGGGTCAATGCTCCGTAGGCCTCGCCCAGCGTCAGAACCTGTGCACGCTGATCCCGGCGCAGACTGCCTGCGTCCCACACAACATGCGCCCCGCGCCGCAGCCCTGCGCGCACTGCCTCACGGGCCGCCTGCATGACCTGCCCATTGACGCGCTGATCGGTGTGGTCCTTGCCCAACTTCGCGCGCAGGGCGTCCAGACTCACTAGGTGGGCGTCTGGCTCCTGGACGGCCAGCGTGCTTTTGCCACTGCCACTGGGACCGCACAGCACCGTGACCGTTGGGAAACCGTGACGGGCGGCGTCCTGCACGCGGGCGGCGGCCTCGTGGGGCGTATGGATGATGCCCGATTCCCAGTCACGCAGACCGCGCCCCAGCGCCAGGGTCAGCAACGCTGGAGAGGCCCCGGGCAGCAGCGCCGTCAACTCGGCCCGGAACCTGGCCGCCGGATCGGCCACCTCCCAGACGCCCAGCTCACGGGCGGCGAGTTCCAGCAGATCGGCCGTGTCCTCGCCCTGCCGGGCATCGTCGCCCAGGACGGTGCGGCCCCGCGCATCGGCCCGTGCCAGTAACGTCAGCAGCGGCAACGGCGCACGCCGGGCCAGGGCCGGAACGCTGCGCTCCAGGTGGCCGTCCAGGGCCCGGTGCAGGCTGTGATGTTCGGCGATCAGGTGCAGCACCTTCAGCAGCAGCGTGGGCGGCCACCCGGCGTCCAGCAGCCGGTAGGCCAGATGGTCCTTGCCACGCCGCGCGTGTCCGCGCGAACGCAGGCGAAGGTGGCCCGCCTCGTCCAGCTCCTCACGGGTGGTCAGCGCCTTGCCGATGTCGTGCAGGGCCGCTGCTAGCAGCAGCGCGGCCCGGTCTGGACCGCTCAGGCCGGCGGCGTCGGCCAGGACATGCGCCTCGTCCACCACCAGGGCTGAATGCACTGCCACATTGCCCTCGGCGTGCCAGTGGGTGTCCTGCGGAGTGTCTTCCAGCCGCGAGAGCAGAGGCAGCAGGGGAGAGAGTGCCGCGCTGATGATGCTGAAAGGGAGCGGTTCGTTCGCACCCAGCCGGGAGGGCAACTCAGCGGCCTGCATCGCTGTTCCCTCCTGTCCGCAGACCGTTGGCCTCCACGGGTTTGGTCAGCCAGTGCCCATCGGTCTGGACGTGTCCGGCGCGCACATATTTCGCCATGAGGCGCGGGAACTCCACGTACGGAATCGCGCCGGTCACACGCACCACATAGCCTTCCATACGCTCTGGATCAACCGGAAGGGCCCGCAGCGCGGCCTCACTCCACATGCCCCGGTACAGCTCGCGAGGTGTTGGCACTCCCAAGCGGGCCGCCCAGTCCAGCACCTCGTCCCAGGGGCGAGACACGTTCTGATCGTCCCAGACGCTGAACAGGTAAAAATAACCGTCCAGTGCCTCGTAGCGCAGACTGTGAACCGCGTAGACATTCTCGCCGCACAGCCGCCAGCCGCCAGGAATCTGATGTCCGAAACGGCCTCGCTCGGCCTTGACCCAGCTCCGCGACGGGTGAGGGCGAGTGTCCAGGCTGCGGGCGTGCAGATCCGTGCGGTACAGGCTGGTGTTCTCACCGTCCAGTTTCTCGGTCACGACAACGTCCTGACCGATCAGGCCGCCCAAGTCACCGATGCGGCGGTCGCCATTCTGCAACCCTGGAGACCAGGGCAGATGGGGGGTAGAGGGATACTTGATTCGCATGGGAGATCACTGCCCGGCAGACTATGTCAGGCAGTGGCAGCGGCGCATGGGCCAGATGGGTCCCCGGCCTGCGCCGGATGGCCTATCCGTCCACCGCGGCCCGCCTCGCCCCGATCAGCCAGGTCTCGGCCAGTGCATAATCCGGGCGTTCGGGCAGCCGGGTGCGCGCATACGCCTTATCGAAGGCCCGGTGCAGCTCCAGTCGCCAGCGATTCGTCTCTTCCCAGTTCAGTTCACCCGATTTGACGGCCAGCAGCGCGGCGCGGTGTTCGCCCACATCGACCAGAACCTCGCCAGTGTTCAACACGTGAATACCGCTGAGCAGCAATCTCAGCAGATGCATGACGTGCTTGGGGCGGATGTCTCCGTGGTTCCGCCGGTCCATTTCCAGCCGCTTGAACTGGCCCATCACGTAGCCGCCGTAGGTCTGGTAGACCAGCTGACTCAGCAAAGCGCCCCGGATGTTCAGCAGGGCCTGGGCAACGGGCGTGACCGTCAGCACCTGCGGGCTGTACAGCACTTCGAGCACGTTGGGATTGGCCTTGAGCGCCAGCAGCAAGAATTTGCGCGCCTCCCAGTACACCTCCTCGCCGCGCTCCAGTTGTTCAGGCACGTCGCCCAGACCCCAGTGCGCTGTGGCCGGCGGCAGGTAAAAGCCGCGCAGATCGGTGTCGCTGTCTGCCGTATCCAGCCCGAAGGCGCGGCTGCCCATCACGCAGCGGTACTGGACATGGGGAAAGTAGTCGGTGTGGTTGACCGGCAGGGCCTCGGCTTCCTTGCGGCGTACCCCCAGATGGACGCGGTTGATGGCCAGCAGCGCGCCGTCCGGGAACTGCACGTCGTAGATGCTGGAGCTGCCCTGGGCCGGCGCGCGGGCCACCACCCCTACCGCTCCCGCTGGACGATCGCCCTGCGGCGTGCGAAGCGTAACGCTGGTGCCGGGGGGCAAGGCCGAAGCAGAGGGGAGAGGCGGCATGGGGTCTCAATCTAACGTCGCGCGCTGAGGTGAGAGGAACCGGAAGCTCAGGTGGCCCCTGTGCCTCTAGGCGGCATGCCATCAGGTGGAAGAGCCTACTGATTACATGAGTAGCCGATAAAGAGTATGTTGAACTGCGACCGCCTCACGTTGAATATGGCTCCATCCAGCCCTCTTCTGGAAACTGCTTTAGGAAGCGTGACCCAGACCTTCTGCATCACTCATCCGTGCCCCGAATGGAGAACTGTATGTCCAAGAAAGCTGCGTCCGCCCACAAGCTTCCGGTCTTCTCACGCGGCCTCGCGCTGGCCCTCTCCCTGGGCCTGTCGCTTGCGGGCGCCCAGGACGCGCGGCAGAGCACACTGGTGATCGGCGGGGATTTTTCCGACCTGATCACGCTTGATCCCGGCGTGTCCTACGAGTTCAGCGGCTCGCTGGTGGCAGGCAACCTTTACGACACGCTGGTGATCTACGAAGGCAACGATCTCAAGACCCTGAAACCCCGCCTGGCATCGAGCTGGAAGGTCACGCCCACGGCCACTGGATCACGCATTATTTTCAAGCTGCGGGACGCCAAATTCAGTACCGGGCGCCCCGTGACCGCCGCCGACGTGATCTATTCCCTGACCCGCGTCATTGCACTGAAAACGCCATCCAGTTTCCTGCTGACCGATGTGGCCAACATCACCGCCAAGTCCCTGAGCGCCCCCGACGCCAAGACGGTGGTGATGGATATCCCCAAAACGGCCAACCCCAATATTGTGCTGGCGTTGCTGACCTTCAACGTGGGCGGCGTGGTGGACTCGACGGAGGCCAAGGCCCACGAGACGAACGGAGATTACGGCACCGCCTGGCTCAAGGATCACTCGGCGGGCAGTGGGCCATTTATGCTCAACCGCTGGGACCGCAGCGCGCAGGTCGCGCTGGATGTGAACCCCAACGCTTTTCGCAAATCACCCAACATCAAGCGCGTGATCCTGCGCTACATGCTCGAATCGGCCGCGCAGCAAAGCTCTTTAAATTCAGGCGAGATCGACGTGGCCTGGGACTACACGCCCGACGCTTTCAAGGCCGCCCAGAGCAATCCCAAACTCAAGACCCTCAAAACCGATACCTTTCAGTTGCAGTATCTGGGCATGAACTCTGCCAAGGGCTCGCCCTTCGAAGACCCCCGCGTGCGCGAGGCGGTTCGCTACGCCATCGATCAGGACGGCATCATCGCCAGTTTGCTGCAGGGCCTGGGCCGCAAGACACAGACCATCATCCCCATTGGGCTGGCTGGTTCGGACCCCAAGATCTACTACCCCTACAATCCTGCCAAAGCCAAACAACTGCTTGCGGCGGCCGGCAAAGCGGGCGGCTTCAGCGTGGATTTCCTGGTCAGCACCGGCTCGTGCGCGGGCGGGGTGCCGTGCCAGGACCTCGCGGCCAAGGTGCAGTCTGATCTTGCCAAAGTCGGCATCAAGGCCAACATCCGTCAGATGGTCAACTCGGAGCTGCTTACCGCCTACCGCGCCCAGAAAGCCCAGCTGATCCAGGTTGCCTGGAGTCCTGATTACCCCGACGCCGACGGCAACGGGACCCCACTCAGCGACTACGCCGCCAAGTCGCTGGCCTGGCGCAACAGCTGGGAAAATGCGGCGGCCAGCAAGCTGGCACAGGCGGCGGCCATCGAATCCAACAGCACCAAGCGACTGGCGCAGTATGGGCAGCTCACCGCGCTGCTCGCCAAGGAAGGACCCTACGCCATCCTGTTTCAACCGTACAAGCCCGTGGTGGTCCAGGCAGGCATTTCCGGCTTCAACCGCAATGCCAACGGCGACGTGCAGTTCGAAAAGATCAGCAAGAAGTGAGCTCGGGTGAGGATGAGGGTGACCCCAGATGGCAGGGGCCGCCCCATCCCCTATGATTCTCGATTTCGGCTCTCCAGACAGTGTGGGTCTGGGGCCATATGAGGGCCGTAGCCTTTCAGACCCCACGGCGTTGCTGCAAGAGCACAACGTTGGAGAGATGATTCAGGCCCAGAGGAGAACCTTTGCTGACCTACATTCTGCGCCGCCTCGCTTTGATGGTTCTGGTGCTGTGGGGTGTGACCCTGGGCGCCTTTCTGATCTCGCACGCGCTGCCCTCTGATCCGGCGGCGGCGGCCATGGGCAACAACGCCCGCGAGGAACAGCTGGCCGACTTCCGCGAGCGTAACGGCCTGAACAAGCCGCTGGCGACGCAGTACGTGATCTACATGGGCCAGCTGCTGCGCGGTGATATGGGCACCTCCTTGCGGACCCAGAACGGGATTGTCAACGATTTGCGGGCCTTCTTTCCGGCGACGCTGGAGCTGACGCTGGTGGCTGTCGTTTTCGCGTTGTTGATCGGCCTGCCGCTGGGGGTGATCGGGGCCCTGTATCAGGGGCGGCCGCCAGATCTGCTGGCCCGGACCTTCGCGCTGCTGGGCGGAGCAACGCCTGTGTACTGGCTGGCGATTCTGGCACTGACCCTGTTTCACGAGCGCCTGGGCTGGTTGCCGGGGCCGGGCCGCCTGGATGTCTACAGCCTGGCTCCGCCCACCCATACGGGACTGGTCCTGATCGACAGTCTGCTCGCCCGTGATCCGGCCGTGTTCTGGGACGCGCTGCGACACCTTATCCTGCCCGCACTCGTCCTGGGCGCCTACTCGGCGGCGCTGCTGACCCGCATGACCCGCAGCGCACTGCTGGAGGTCCTCTCCCAGGATTACATCCGCACGGCGCGCTCCAAGGGACTGAGCTCAGCGCGGGTCATTGGCAAGCACGCGGTTCGCAACGCGGCCCTGCCGGTGCTGACGGTGTTGGGCAGCCTGTTCGGCAGCCTGCTGACTGGCGCGGTCCTCACGGAGACGATCTTTTCATGGCCTGGCATCGGCGGCTACGCCACCACTTCGGCGATTAGCCTGGATTTTCCAGCGGTGATGGGGGTGACCCTGATTGCCGGGCTGGCCTATTCGGTGGTTAATCTGCTGGTGGATCTGGCATATGGCTTCTTTGATCCCAGGATCAGTTTTTCATGACTGCCATCCTGACGGCTGAAAGAGGGACGGGCAGCGCGGTCTGGCGGCGCTTCCGGCGAAACAGCGGGGCCATGATCGGGTTGGTGCTGTTGGTGGCGCTGGTGGCGGTGGCACTGCTGGGGCCACTTCTGGGCGGCAGCCCCAGCGCGCAGGATCTGGCGGCGCGGCTGTCCCCGCCATCGTCGACACACCTTCTGGGCACCGATCAACTGGGCCGCGACGTGTTGGCACGCGTGCTCAGCGGCGCGCGCATCTCGCTCGGCCTTGGCGTGAGCGTCATGCTGGCCTCCCTGCTGGTGGGTTCGGCAGCGGGCCTGGTGGCCGGGCTGCTGGGCGGCTGGTGGGACGAGGTGATCATGCGCGTCACCGATATTTTCCTGGCGTTTCCTGGCCTGATCCTGGCCATGGCCATCTCGGCGGCGCTGGGACCGAGCCTGACCAACGTGATGATCGCCGTGGCGCTGGTGTCGTGGCCCACTTACGCCCGCCTGATCCGCGCCCAGGTGTTGGCCCTGCGTGAGCGCGAGTTCGTGGAGGCTGCCCGCGCCCTGGGCAGTTCGCAGGGCCGCGTGGCCTTCCGGCATCTGCTGCCCAATTCGGTGGCTCCGCTGCTGGTGCAGGGTAGTTTCGACGTGGGCAACGCCATCCTGACCGCCGCTGGCCTGGGCTTTATCGGCTTCGGCGCGCAGCCGCCCACGCCGGAGTGGGGCGCGATGGTCTCCGAGACCCGCAATTACATTGGACAGGCCCCGTGGGCGTCCAGCGTCCCAGCACTTGCCATCCTGATCACGGTGCTGGCCTTCAATCTGCTGGGCGACGGCCTGCGCGATGTGTTCGATCCGCGCAAGGGGCTCTGAAATTCAAGAGATCTGAGGAGATTCTGTCATGAATTGGGATCCGTGGGGCACTCGCGCGGGTCCTGGCCCACTGGAGCCAACGCTGGAACGAGCTCTCCCACCGGGCTCTGATGGGCCCTTGCCTCCCAGGCGCCGCCCTGCCTCGCCCCGCCTGGGCTGGTGTGCCGGTGCGGCGTCTGACCGGGAGACCGGGACAGCAAGTCAACCTCGGCGCTGAGATTGACGGGCTGGCAAGAGGGCAGGTGTATACGCGCCCGGGGGATGTGTGAGGGCAGAAAGAAGACTGGCCGATCAGCTCAGCGCAATGCCTTTGTGATCCTCCTGCTGACCTACAGGCCTTCGGATTGATCACCCGCTGGCTCCCGGAATTTTGAGGCTTCCTTGAAGGCGTAGTCAAAGGGCGCTCAGCGGACCCGCTCAAATGCACTTCGGCGTGTGCTTCTCGGTCCATTCACCACCGTGTAGTGGCCGCATGCCGTTCCATCAGACGCTTGATCCGACCCCCAAGAGACCCCCAGCATGCCTTTCATCCCCTCGCCTCATGGGGTGGCGAGAGTGTATGGAGCATTCTTCACCCCCACCCTCAGGAGGAACCCCATGGTCCTTTCAGCCCGTCAGCTCAGCCACGAATTGCGTGAAGTCCAGACGCCCGACCTCACCCGCCGCCGCTGGATCATCGGCCTGTCGCTGCTGGGAGCCGCGATGGGGCAAATTGTCTCGCTCTACCAGACCGGCATCATCCGCCACCTGCCCGATCCACCGCTGCCGATCTTCAACTCGGACCGGGTGGACGCCTCAGAATACGGCTACAAGCGCCTGCAGACTTCCGACGCCCTGATGATGGTTGTGAACTACGGCGTGACTGCCTGGCTGGCCGGGGCCGGGGGCAAGGACCGGATGACCAGTCTGCCCCTGCTGCCGGTTGCGATGGGCCTCAAGGTGTTGGGTGACACGGCCTTTGCCATAGAACTCGGGCGTGAAGAATGGCAGGAAAACAAGGCGCTGTGCGTGTACTGCCAGGCTGCCACCCTCGCTTCTCTGGCTTCGCTGGTCCTCGCGGTGCCCGAGACCCGAAAGGCCATCCGGAACCTGTTGAGCCGCTGGTAGCGCGCAGGACTCGTGGCCTGAGCTGCCCTATTCTCTTCTGCTGCGCTCCGCTTGGAATTGCGGCAGTGGCGGCACCCTGAGCCGCGCCTCTGGTGCCGATCTCGTGGTATCGGGCTTCGGTCAGGGTGTGAATGGGAGAATCACACGTGAGAAGCAGGGGACAATATCTGCCCCTTTGTGCCTTCGCTCGTGACCTTTAATTCGCTTTGCCCTAGAGCCGCTTTCTCACTGCCATTGCGCCGCACCAGGGACCAGTGGCGATTGAACGGGCTGATGGCTCTGAGTGCCGGAATTGTGCCGAGGTTCGGTGCTGGACTCAGATCGCTGCATTCTCCACTCTTTCCTGGTATTCCAACGGCAGTACATTCGCTACGATCGCTTTGATGCGGATGCCGCGCACTTGGCTGGTCTGGTGAAGCGAGAGATGCTGTTCGCGAACGCTTCGTTCATGCTGTAAATGCTGGAGGGCCGCTGCGGCCTCCCCCTGTTTCAGCAGGAGATCCACTAACTCGCTGCGGGCCCGCAGCTCTAGCTCCAGCAACTGTCGCCTTGAGGCAAGATCCAGAACTTTCTCCAGTCCTGCCCGGGCACCTTCGGCATCTCCCCGTGCAGCCTGATTTTCCGCAGCGTGCACTGTGGCCCATCCCCAGGCTTCGGGCAGACGATCCGGATCCAGGAGGGAGGAAGCCAGGAGCTGTTCGTACAGTTGTGACGCTTCCACAGGAAAACCGGATTTGTTCTTGGCCCGTGCTAACACTCCAAGCGCGAGCGCCCCTATGTTCGGCTGCGAGCTGAGCTGAGCAGCTTGCATACTCTGGAGAGCACAATCAACGGCCAGATCGATATCACCAGTCTCCAGGGCGGTGTCAGCCAGATTGTACAGACAGTTGGCGAGTCCTTCTTGCGCCCCAGCGCCGGTGTACAACCCAGTAGCCTCCCGGAAAGTGTCCATGGCTTGCTCGGGTTGATTCAACCGGGCTTGAATGATCCCGAGATTTGTTCGGGCATTTGCTTCTCCCACGGTGTCGCCGAGCGTGGCGGACAGTGCGTTTGAGGCCTCACACAGATGTTGCGCATCTTCTTGAAGTTCGACCGCACTGAGAACCCCGGCCAGCAGATTCAGGCCATCACGTTCGAGGGTTAAGTCGGCGTGGGTGCGGGCGACTGCTATGACGTTGCTGAGCAGCAGCGCTGCCGCTTCAAAATCACTTGTGTCCAGGCAGGCGAGCGACTGGTTGTGCTGCACGTAGGCGCGTCCCAGGTCATCGTCGTACTCGTCAACCAGGACGGAGGCGGCCTCGGTCAGGGCCTGTGCCAGCACAGGATGGCTGCGTCTCTTGTCCCAGGCTTCTTGAATCAGTTCCGTCAGGCGAATCTCCACGCCCTCCGGGAGGCGACGGCCAGAGAACCCCTGCTCTTTCACAGCCTTTCTCGTGGGCATTGGCAGCACGACGCTGCCACCTTCGTCCAGCAGAACTCCTGGGGCAATCAGGTGCTGGTCTTCTTGAACGTTCAGGCGTTGCAATTCGCCGCTGCGGATCATCTCGCCAAAGGCCTGAACCACCTGAGGATCAAACTGTCGACCCGCCTGGGACTCGATTTCCAACAGGGCCGCCTCAGGTGTCCAGGGCTCTTTGTAGGGACGTTCACTCGTCAGGGCGTCATACACATCTGCAACCGAGACCAGCCGGCCACTGATGGGAATGTTCTCCCCAGCCAGTCCATGTGGGTAACCACGTCCGTCCCAACGCTCATGGTGGGTCAGCGCGATTTCTTCGGCGACCTGGAGCAGTTTGGAACGGCCACCGGAGAGAATTCGTCCGCCAATCAGCGTGTGCTGCTTCATCATCTCAAACTCTTCAGGCGTGAACCGGCCAGGTTTGAGCAAGATCGCGTCCGGAATCCCGATTTTCCCCACGTCATGAAGGCGGGCTGCCAGGCGGATCATGTCCACCTCGGCGGTGGGCAGGCCCAGCCGCTCAGCCAGACGGGCAGTGACGTGACCCACACGGAAGGTGTGTTGGCCGGTCTGGTCATCGCGGTACTCCGCTGCTGCTGCGAGCCGCGTGACGATCTCTACCTGCGCAAATTCCAACTCCTGCGTCCGTTTCTGGACCGCTGCTTCCGCGTCCTCTCGGGCGCGTTCGGACGCTTCCCGAAGCAGGCGCTGTGTGTCGGCCTCCATGTTCGCTTTTTCAACATCGAACCGCGCCTGATGTTCACTGATTCGCGCAGCCTCGTGTTCAGCGTGGTCCGCCCGCTCCGACTGGAGCAACTCCTCGAAGAGGACAGCACTCCGCTGATACTCGCCGAGTTGTCGGCTGGTACGGGCCTGGCCCTCCTTGGCCTGCAAGACCTCGCTTTTCAGACCGGCGGTCGCCGCGTGCTGTCCCGCCTCCCCATAGAGGCAGGACGCTTCCTCGGCATTGCCCGATCGTAAGGCGAGGTGGGCCAGGCTCAGGGTGGCCCAGACTCGGACCAGAACGAGTTGCAGCTCTGAAGCGATGGCTAGGGCTTTGCGACTCATCTGAGCGGCCAGTTCGTCGTCTCCCAGGGTGGCGTAGACGCGTCCAAGACTGTCGAGGACCTCCGCTTCCTCTTCCCGTGCCCCGATCTGTTCGGCCAGGGCCAGCGCCTTGAGGTATCCGGCGATCCCGCGTTTTAGGTCTCCGCGGTCCCGAGCCACGTCGGCGAGGGCCACCCGCCCCGCCAATTCCATACGCTGGTCGCGGTTACGTTGAACCGTCTCAATCCCTTCCTGCAGATATCGGTCTGCCTGGTCGAACAGCTGCATAGAACGGTACAGAGCGCCAACATTGATCAGGCAGGCCCCCAGCTGCCGCTCCAGGGATTGGCCTGAAGAATGGATAAACGCCACACAGGCGAGGAAATACTCGAGGGCGCGCCCCGCGTTCCCAGCCCGCTGATGCAGCAGGCCCAGATTGTTGAGGCTGCCGGCGTAACCGGGCGCATCGTTGATCTCCCGGCGCAAGGTTGACGCGCGTTCCAGGGAGGCGATGGCGTCGTTCAGTTCGCCATGCCGCAGCTGCATGCCACCCTGAAGGTTGTGTGCGTGAGCGACCACTTCCCATGCACTGCACCCTGAAGCTTCCTGGATCAGGGGTCCTACCAGGTTGTTAAAGGCGCACACGTCGTTTGTGTTCATAAACACGCGTAGCGCGATGAGTTTCGC includes:
- a CDS encoding HD domain-containing phosphohydrolase; the protein is MQLRHGELNDAIASLERASTLRREINDAPGYAGSLNNLGLLHQRAGNAGRALEYFLACVAFIHSSGQSLERQLGACLINVGALYRSMQLFDQADRYLQEGIETVQRNRDQRMELAGRVALADVARDRGDLKRGIAGYLKALALAEQIGAREEEAEVLDSLGRVYATLGDDELAAQMSRKALAIASELQLVLVRVWATLSLAHLALRSGNAEEASCLYGEAGQHAATAGLKSEVLQAKEGQARTSRQLGEYQRSAVLFEELLQSERADHAEHEAARISEHQARFDVEKANMEADTQRLLREASERAREDAEAAVQKRTQELEFAQVEIVTRLAAAAEYRDDQTGQHTFRVGHVTARLAERLGLPTAEVDMIRLAARLHDVGKIGIPDAILLKPGRFTPEEFEMMKQHTLIGGRILSGGRSKLLQVAEEIALTHHERWDGRGYPHGLAGENIPISGRLVSVADVYDALTSERPYKEPWTPEAALLEIESQAGRQFDPQVVQAFGEMIRSGELQRLNVQEDQHLIAPGVLLDEGGSVVLPMPTRKAVKEQGFSGRRLPEGVEIRLTELIQEAWDKRRSHPVLAQALTEAASVLVDEYDDDLGRAYVQHNQSLACLDTSDFEAAALLLSNVIAVARTHADLTLERDGLNLLAGVLSAVELQEDAQHLCEASNALSATLGDTVGEANARTNLGIIQARLNQPEQAMDTFREATGLYTGAGAQEGLANCLYNLADTALETGDIDLAVDCALQSMQAAQLSSQPNIGALALGVLARAKNKSGFPVEASQLYEQLLASSLLDPDRLPEAWGWATVHAAENQAARGDAEGARAGLEKVLDLASRRQLLELELRARSELVDLLLKQGEAAAALQHLQHERSVREQHLSLHQTSQVRGIRIKAIVANVLPLEYQERVENAAI